In Erigeron canadensis isolate Cc75 chromosome 6, C_canadensis_v1, whole genome shotgun sequence, the following are encoded in one genomic region:
- the LOC122605803 gene encoding BEL1-like homeodomain protein 9 has translation MEMNNLSRVESHVAQKNRRHKLRFQQTSGGDHFNHHQQPPPPPFSYNPNVFPSEMMISVARNPHLLLPPAFATASHDHHQDPCMSSGSGSGVGCSQPERMVTSSSSSNNNNYAIFPYQQQQQDNWKTVLNNNNNNNNNNNNNDYWNNVVSNSNVVNSMNSTYGFYQDNNILPFYNHNQQVTLAQYPQTTKINNNDYNNNNNNNDHVYKDQTTSATQGLSLSLSSVVQLKEDDDHQPAAMLQPGQKSTKSAHLPNPDPRSMMGVTGLGHSSIGPLGPFTGYATVLKNSKYMKPAAQVLNKSCDVGFQELVQTCLGVYPQKLLEEEMSWASDYCSPVANGGLDEFHVNFNGRSSSGRPEFHRKKAKLLYMQDEICRRYKQYLQQMQMVISSFETVAGLSEATPYVCLALKAVSGHFHYVKDVISEQLLQMKKMVEDGLCSSTNPSGKAFDANVTSSSKLKSVDQQIVKYSGGGAAGFFTAPQPVWRPQRGLPERAISVLKTWLFDHFLHPYPSDTDKHMLATQTGLTRNQVSNWFINARVRIWKPMVEEIHTLETQGSANPNLDNPQLDNQEPSRMDISSSLPNTQPAAECSRNPGVNSTVQEQHNQLRDHDKQASSNRPADQYQIPISSMDRLMSIMPYPRATFDATGLGPVSLTLGLRQNAEHVQQLQQHFGGHQLIHDFVG, from the exons atgGAAATGAACAATCTAAGCAGGGTGGAATCTCATGTAGCTCAAAAAAACCGGCGACATAAGTTAAGATTTCAACAAACCTCCGGCGGTGATCACTTTAACCACCaccaacaaccaccaccaccaccctttTCATATAACCCTAATGTCTTCCCTTCAGAAATGATGATTTCCGTCGCTAGAAATCCACATCTTTTATTACCTCCGGCTTTTGCTACTGCTTCTCATGATCATCATCAAGATCCTTGTATGAGTTCAGGTTCGGGTTCGGGTGTTGGTTGTTCCCAACCCGAAAGAATGGTAACAAGTAGTAGTagttctaataataataattatgctATTTTTCcataccaacaacaacaacaagataATTGGAAAAcagttttaaataataataataataataataataataataataataatgattattggAATAATGTTGTTAGTAATTCCAACGTTGTTAATTCCATGAATTCCACCTATGGTTTCTATCAAGATAATAATATTTTACCATTTTATAACCATAATCAACAAGTGACACTTGCACAATATCCTCAAACAACcaagattaataataatgattataataataataataataataatgatcatGTTTATAAAGACCAAACCACAAGTGCTACTCAAGGATTGTCATTATCACTTTCATCAGTTGTGCAACTTAAAGAAGATGATGATCATCAACCTGCAGCCATGTTACAACCGGGTCAAAAGTCAACAAAGTCGGCTCATCTACCGAACCCGGATCCGAGGTCCATGATGGGTGTTACAGGTTTGGGTCATAGTAGTATTGGGCCATTGGGTCCATTTACTGGGTATGCAACGGTGTTAAAGAATTCAAAGTATATGAAGCCAGCAGCACAAGTGTTGAATAAAAGCTGTGATGTAGGGTTTCAAGAGTTGGTTCAAACATGTCTTGGTGTTTACCCTCAGAAGCTCCTTGAAGAAGAAATGAGTTGGGCTTCAGATTATTGTTCGCCGGTTGCTAATGGCGGCTTGGATGAATTTCATGTTAATTTTAATGGCCGAAGTAGCTCCGGCAGGCCCGAATTTCATCGCAAGAAGGCCAAGTTGTTGTATATGCAAGACGAg ATATGCCGAAGGTACAAGCAGTATTTGCAACAAATGCAAATGGTGATTTCATCATTTGAGACTGTAGCAGGACTTAGTGAAGCCACTCCTTATGTTTGTTTGGCCCTCAAGGCGGTTTCCGGACATTTTCACTATGTAAAGGATGTTATTTCCGAGCAATTGTTGCAAATGAAGAAAATGGTAGAAGACGGCTTGTGCTCTTCCACCAACCCGAGTGGCAAAGCTTTTGATGCTAACGTAACAAGTTCTTCGAAGCTAAAATCAGTTGATCAACAAATTGTAAaatatagtggtggtggtgctgCTGGATTCTTTACAGCACCACAACCTGTCTGGAGGCCACAAAGAGGCCTACCAGAACGAGCAATCTCCGTTCTCAAAACATGGCTTTTCGACCATTTTCTTCATCC GTACCCTTCAGATACCGACAAGCATATGTTGGCTACTCAAACTGGCTTAACCAGAAATCAG GTATCAAACTGGTTTATAAATGCAAGAGTTCGTATTTGGAAACCAATGGTTGAAGAGATCCACACCCTTGAAACCCAAGGTTCGGCTAACCCAAACTTAGATAACCCTCAACTGGACAACCAAGAGCCTAGCCGGATGGATATTAGCTCGTCGTTGCCGAACACACAACCAGCTGCAGAATGTTCTAGGAACCCTGGCGTGAACTCAACAGTACAAGAACAACACAACCAATTACGTGATCATGACAAACAAGCTAGCAGTAATAGGCCTGCAGATCAGTACCAGATTCCTATATCTAGCATGGACCGGCTGATGAGCATCATGCCCTACCCTCGAGCCACGTTTGATGCAACTGGGTTGGGTCCGGTTTCACTCACTTTGGGTCTCAGACAAAATGCCGAACATGTTCAACAGCTGCAACAACATTTCGGAGGTCATCAGTTGATTCATGATTTTGTTGGTTAG